The genomic interval AAATCCTGATGAATTTGCAGCCTATTTTGTAAATAATGGAACCGTCAAATCAATCGTTAATTCTCAAACGGGTCTTATAGCTGAAAATAAATTAGATAGTGTTTCAGAGGATATTGGGGATGAATTTGATGAATTAATGGAAATTTACCGTCTTTCTAAATGAAAAAAAATTAGAAAACTCTTTTCCCAAAATAATTACTGGTGGATGTCTTGAAACCAAAACAGATATCATCTTTCATATTTATGATAATTTAAATGAGCCTAAACGTTGTTTTATAAGGAATAAAGATGAAGACCCATTGCATTTTACAGTAACCAACCCTTTGCAAAAGGAAGTACACTTTTTGGCAATTGACAAATGTGTCTTAACTGATTCTGATAAAACACATTGCGATTGTGCAATTTTTGATAATAGTCAATTTTTATTTGTAGAAATCAGTGATTCCAAAAAGTTGCATCGAAATGCGAAAAGAAAAAAGGCAAAAGCCCAATTGTCTCAAACTATAACTCATTTCCGCGAAAATGGTATCAATTTTCCCGATAATCTTAATGCTGTTATTTGCTTCGTCGGGAAGAAAGTTTTTCCTGTTAGACTTGCTTCAACGGATCAAGCAAGCCTAGCTTTTTTAATTGAATGGGGAGCTGTACTACTTGAAGGCAATGAGCGTAAATTCTAGGTACTTTCAACGATATTTTGCTATCAAGATAGAAATAGTTTTAAAATAAATTACCCAACATTAATTTTAAACTCCAAGACTGCATTCAGACCAATATTAGTAGAAATAAATGTAGTGTCAAGAAATCCACATGTAGGAATCACAAACCCGATCATTCAAATTCCAACAAAAATCATAGCGGAAGTAAGTTGCAAATATAATTTTGAATAAGTGAAACACTTTTCACCAGCGGGTTTAAGGTATTTACGTTTTGTTATTTAGAATTGGTATATTTATATTTGCTCGATTCACCATTGGAACACTGTAATTCTTTACTAATGACCTTCAAAAAACTGATTGGGAAACTACACCTCTATCTTGGACTTACATCCGGAATAGTGGTATTTATGGTATCCCTGACAGGATGTATTCTGGCATTCGAACAGGAAATTAAAAGCTTTACACAGCCTTATATGTACGTGGTGCCACCGGCCGATGCACGTGTATTGCCGCCGTCAGTTTTACAGGCAAGTGCGGAAAAAGCGCTTCCGGGGAAACAAGCGAATGGGGTTTTGTATGGTGTTCCGACAAGAAATGCTGAAGTGGGTTTTTATAATTTTGATCCGGAATATTATTATGTGGTTTACGTAAATCCGTATACTGCCGAGGTTCAGAAAGTCTGGAACGAGGATGGTGATTTCTTCCATTTTATACTGCACGGTCATTATTATTTATGGCTGCCCGAAAAAATCGGACAAGTTGTTGTAGCATCTTCTACGCTGATATTTCTGGTGATGCTTGTTAGTGGATTGGTATTATGGTGGCCAAAAAACAAATCAGCTGCAAAACAGCGTTTTTCTGTTAAGTGGGACGCAGCATGGCGCCGTAAAAACTACGATATGCACAATGTGTTTGGTTTTTACATGATGTCTATTGGTTTCATTTTTGCAATAACCGGTTTGGTTTGGGGTTTCCAGTGGTTTTCCCAGTCGCTTTATACCGTTACAGGCGGAAAAGGCTCTGATGCATATTATAACCCGACTTCTGATACTACCGCTTTATCTGTTGTTTCCAAACCCATTCAGGCAGTTGATAAAGCCTGGCATATGTTACAAAAAGAATATCCGGGAAATAAAGGAATTAATATTTCGATTCCGCATTTGAAGTCAGAATCCATTTATTCATATGTAAATTTTCGTGCAGGAACCTATTACAAAGTAGATTATAATTACTTTGATCA from Dyadobacter sp. NIV53 carries:
- a CDS encoding PepSY domain-containing protein, producing MTFKKLIGKLHLYLGLTSGIVVFMVSLTGCILAFEQEIKSFTQPYMYVVPPADARVLPPSVLQASAEKALPGKQANGVLYGVPTRNAEVGFYNFDPEYYYVVYVNPYTAEVQKVWNEDGDFFHFILHGHYYLWLPEKIGQVVVASSTLIFLVMLVSGLVLWWPKNKSAAKQRFSVKWDAAWRRKNYDMHNVFGFYMMSIGFIFAITGLVWGFQWFSQSLYTVTGGKGSDAYYNPTSDTTALSVVSKPIQAVDKAWHMLQKEYPGNKGINISIPHLKSESIYSYVNFRAGTYYKVDYNYFDQHTLKRIKAVGPYSGKYNEANFANTLRRMNYDIHTGAILGLPGKILAFCASLICASLPVTGFIIWWGRNKKKKPVKKTYKTMKPDLVNKI